TTTCCACCCAATAAGCTTTAAGCTAATTTCCTACAACTTCAAACTAGCCTCGTACAAAACCTCATTCTCAAAACTATCCAAGTAAACTTGTGTGATGGCCTCTGTCTTGTGGCCCATCATATTTGAAATAACGGAAGTTGATTGTCCTAATCGCTTCAAAGTTGTAGCGAAACTATGGCGTGCTACGTAGGTAGAAAGAGGAGTCTTTATATTTGCTTTAACTGCTAATACTTTAAGATTGTCATTGACAACCTTACTCATTTTGGCTATTTTGTTTGCTATTGTTTTAGGTTGGATATGAACTTCGGTATCTAATATAGGGAAGAGGTAATCTTCATTTTCTTTGTCTTTGACATATCTTTCAAAAATCTTCACGGCTTGAGGTACCAATTGAATATTCATTAGTTTTTTGGACTTACTCCTGAAATAGGAGAGGAACAACTTTTCTTCTTGAATATGAATCTGTGATACTTTAATCTTTGCAAAATCCATGAAGTTTATCCCAGAGCAATAGTAGCTAAACATGAAATAGTCTTGGGCTAGCTTTTCATTATCATTTTCTGTTTTTACGGCCTCTAGGTTTTTAACGTCTCGTTGGCTAATAGCTCTTTTAACAGTTTCGTTCTTTAAGTGAGAAATAGAGTAACTATTGAATGGGTTTTTGTCTTTTATTAAGAATCCATCAACGATTGCTTTGTTTATGGTAGATCGTAGCGTACGAAAGTATACACTCATTGTATTGGGTTTCCATCCAAGTACACAAAAATGTTGTTCGAGCTTCTTGAGGAAAGAAGGAGTAATACTCGAAATACTCACATCTTTCTTGTCTAGATAGGTTTTGAGGACTCTTTTGAGGTCTTTGTACACTTTTGCATTTCCAATTCTACCAGCAGCTTCTAAATCAACAATAATTGTATCGAGGTAATTATATATGGTTATTGTTTCTCGTTTGTTAGTGATGTGTTTTTGAATCTCATCCAAGGTCTTATGTTGATCGTCCAGTTCTAGGGCGAAAAGTTTCTTAGTAGCTTCTGACTTTTTATGTTCTATCAGAATCGTAAGTTCTTTAAATTGGGGATGCTTTCGTTTGGGTAGGGACTTTGCTTTATCCCAATGATCAAGTAAACAAGAATGTCCTATAGAAGAGTATTTTGTTTTCCGATCTTTAGTGATCCTGAGCATAATCGGATGCTCTCCATTTTTTAGCGTTTTTGAAGTAAAAAGAACTACTTTTATTGATGCCATTATAGTGGATTTAAAATTCTCGGTTTAAACATAGTTTAAACAAATGTACTAAAAAGCTATAAATTTAAGCAAGTGATATAAAAAGTAAATTTCATAAAACATTGATAATAAAGTTATTGACAAATATTGGCAAGTTATGGCAAATGAAATTTATCTGCCTTCTAAGCAGACGGTCGCACGTTCGAATCGTGCTGGGATCACAATTTTTAAAGCCTCATAGTCAATAGATTGTGAGGCTTTCTATTTTTATGCTGTTTAGTTCTTCTGATTTGATTAGTTTTTTAGAATAGATCCTGAGTTTCAAATATTTAAAAACTCTTCTATTTTTTGTTCAACGTAACAGGAAAACCTTACCAGATTTCATCATGGTGTCTAGCTTGAGGTGGTAGATGTATTCGCCGTAGGGGAGAGGCTTGCCTCTATAGTTACCATCCCATTGTTTAGAAGGTGAGTCAGTTTCAAAAACTGTTTCACCCCATCGGTTGTATATGCTTAATAAGTAAGTGGAAGTATGAGATGTATTTAAATTGAAAATCTCCCATGTGGGATTATGTGAATCACTATTTGGCGTAAAAGCAGATGGCATAAAAACTGCTGTACTCGAAGCCCCACCACAAGATGGTCCAAAGACTACTTCATACTTATCCGACGTACTTGAGCAGTTGTTTTCTGAAACTTGTATTTGGTAGTTTCCAATTTCGTCAATAGTCAATGATGCTATATTTTGTCCAACTAATGCAACTCCATCTTTTAACCATTGATATGTCCAATTTGCATTTCCAGCGTTGGTGATTACCAAATTTTCACCTGGGCAATACATGAACTGGCTGGTTGGATTAATAACTTGCGGAGCGTCTCTGAAATTGAGTATTAAAGGAACAGGGGAAGCAGAATTAGCACAATTATCGATTTCTTCAAGACTGAGGGTGTAAACTCCTGGGTCAGTAACCTCAACAATTAAATCGTCGGAAAAGAGAACTCCGTCTTTCTTCCAAGCTAATGTCCCATTACTGTTCGAAGCTTTCAGCTCAACAGTGTCACCTTGGCAAGGTAGTAGATCGTCAATTTCAATATATGGTATTGCAGCGGCTTCAAGGTTCAGAACACTGACTGAATCTGATGAGGAAGTTTTAGCACAACTATTCTTAGCTGCTTTGGTAACTGTGTAGTTACCGCTTTCTGTAATATCTAATTCAAAGCTTTTTCCAACAACTGCCTCATCTTTAAACCAAGTGTAATTATAGTCTGGGAGGTAGTCGGCTTCGAGTTTCATACTTTCGCCCTGGCATAAAAAGACTTTACCCGAAATTGCCATAGAATTGCTACTAATAAATGGTGGATTAGGTGGTTCATTTTTGCAATCAACCACACTGATGGCATATTCTCTTCTGAACAAACCAAGTAATTCTGTACCTCTATACACTTCACATCTCATCCCAAAGGTATACTTTCCAGTTGTGACCGGATGACCGCTTATTTTTCCTGTGTTTTCATTTATCGTTAAGGTAGGACTTCCATCAAAAACATGGTTCTCACTAAAACCTGCCTTCCAAGAAACGGATGGGTAATTTAAATCATCGGAAAGAGGTCTGGTAGGAGAATTGCCGGTGGTATAGCCCAATAAAGGTGTGTCTAAATAATATTTATGGGTCAGCCCTAGTTCTGGCTTACCTCCAAAGTTTGACTCGAAGCTTTCGTCTACGCAGTACACTTGAAAGTCAATTAATGGAAAAGGTTTAACACTAAAATCTGGATTACTTGCCAAGTTTGGGAATTCAGCGTAGTGAACTAGGCCAAGGGTAAAAGGATTAGCAATATTATCAATTTCAAGATCACGACAACATTCGTCATATTTCATAAAGTAACCCTGAGGATCATTATAAATATTGGGATCAAGAAAAAGGTCGGCATAATAAATACCAGCCCATTGATCTAATCCAAGACTATCGGCACAAGCTTTATTAGAATGATTCAATTCTTCTACACTCCGAAGAGGAAGCTTAAGGCGATCCATCAATGTATGGTCACTTTTTTTAAAGATTCGTATAAAATACTCACTATAAGCCCAATATCTTGGAATGACTTTTCCATTGGTATAGTTTATCATTCCAAGACGGTAATTATTCCCGTTTGAATTTATTCTTTTTATTGATAAGTCACCGCCCAAAATTTGTGAAAAGCACGGCACGCTTACTATCAAGAAAAGATATAATAGAAGTTTTTTCAACAAAGTTAACCTAGTAAAGAAGTGTTGGACTGAGATATAAGTGCTGATTCAGTAGTATCAAAAAATATACCGAAGTATAATTTCTTAATGAAATCTAAATTTATTTGAAGACTAAATCGTATTCAATTTAAATTTTAATGTTCGAATGGATTTCTATTGATCCTCAAAATCATACTTTACATGGCGTGGAAGTATGCCCCAAGACTGCTATGGGCTTTGGTGAATTATCAATTATTGTTGTAGGTTAGAGGTGCCATATTGGATTTAATAATCATTACGTATGGTAGCCCTATATTTACTATTATTCTTGGTTGGGACTTAATATAGAATTTGCCTTAAAGTTTTGCTCTCAGTTTTGTGATGTACACTTTTGGTCATTTCTTTTAATATAAGAAGTTAAGTAATAAGGATTCTTATTTTTCAAAGACCTTTTCTAATAATTCCTTTTCACTATATAGTCCGTCTTTTGGCTTATCGTTTCTTAACTTATTGACCTCATTTGCAGAAATTCTCTTCCCTTCTTTAGCAAATGCATTTTGAAGAAATTGTACAATGTCTACAATGTCGTTGTCGCTGATATCTGGATTATTTAATAATGCTGGCATATCATTATTTAGCTCATAAAGTTGGCCATTGACGTGAATAGGGCCACTCAATCCATGAAGAATTATTGATGCGAGACGATGAATAGAACCATCTATATATTCTGAACCTTTCAGTGGGGGAGCCAAGTCCGTGATACCGGAACCGTCAGCTCCATGGCAAGCACCACATATTGTTCTGTAAAGCTTGAGACCATTTGTTCTATTGTCATCTTTTCTTGTTTCTACTACAAAAATTGAGTTCATTTCATTTGCGTCCTTATTTTTCAATGCCTCTTTAATGTATTTTTGGATTAGAGCACCGTTTTCGTAATTGTCAATAAACTGTTGTTCTTTGCCCTCCAAACTACTAACAACGGCTTCTTGTATGACTTTATCTTTAGGATACCTATTTGATATTTGAGCCAAAACGTTTAGAAATTGATTTGGATTACTTTCGACCCAAGGATTTAATGAAATAGCAAGGTATAAATCTGTAACTTTATTGTCTTTCGCCAGAATTCCAGCACTTAGAGTTGCCATTGCTGAGGCATTTTCTTTCGTGTTGAATTGTTCTAGTAGTCTTAAAGCATGAGCTTGAGTTTCTACATTTTGGTTGGAGGTCAATATTTCATTTAAGCCTTCAAAAGAGAGTAAATTAAGCCCTTCCAACACGTATAATGCATGTACCGAAGTCGAAAACTTGTTATCAGTTTTGCTTAATTCCCATAATTCAGCTTTCACTGACTTGGCTTTTTTCTGAATAAGGAGTTGTTGAGCTCGATCTCTTATCCAGCCATTTGGACTCTTAAGCATTGCGACAAGCTCTTTTGGTTTAGCTTTTGAAAGGTTAGTGATTTGATCTAAAGCCTTGTTTTGAGCAACAACTTTTAATATCCTACCTTGATGCATAAGCGTATCTAGCTGCCTCTCACCAAGTAGCTTAGTCAAATACTGTGAAATAAACGCCTTATGTTGAATAATACCACGATGCATATCTACAATGTACATTGCACCATCGGGACCATTAAATAGATTTACTGGCCTAAAACCTTCATCCGTGGAGGCGATGAACTCTTTGTCGTCCCAAGCCTGCGTTGCTTTTACTTCTGTACCTTCAAAAGCTAGCAAATTACGCTTGATTAAGTTTGCTTCTGGAATACATACAAATGCATTTTGATCGTATGAGTCTGGAAAATTACCACCTCTATAGACCAATGGCCCACACGCAGCGGTTACATTTGTAAGAAAACCTTTTTCATCGAGAACGCCTTTTTGGTATCCTCTATTTACTGCAGTTGCGTGAAGCGGGTAAACTTTTTGATTTCGAGTGAGAGTTTGATTTGTGGAATATCTTGGTTTATAATATTGATTACGAATAACGGTATTTGGTAAAACGTGATCGCCTTGTATTTGCGTTGAATTGTTGTTTACATAAAGTCGCCCAAAGTTATCTTTGGTAATTCCCCATTGACCTCTATATGAAGTAGGTTCTTTGAGCCACTTTTTACCTACAAGTCTATATCTAAAATGAGTATTGGCATTATAAATCCAGTTGTCAATATTCATCATGAGACCATTAGGCTGATGTTCCACATTTCCACCATCGGCATAAATGGGATCTACGAGAGTTTTTTTACCTGGCTTATCGTTTTTAATTGTCACAAAATATAAAGCAGGGCCGTCCGTATATAACAAGCCTCCATATACATGTGCGATAGCACGAGGTAGGACAAGCCCATCCATAAATACCTTTGTATGGTCTATGCGACCGTCCTTGTCTCTATCTTCAAGAATTGTGATTCGGCCATTTGGTTCTTCTTCACCAATACCCTCTATGTTTGGCATGTATCCTCTCATTTCTACGACCCACATTCGACCTTCATTATCGAAGTCCATCGTAACAGGGGCTTCTATATGGGGATTTGCAGCTATTAAGCTTAGTTCAAAGCCATCCTCAACATGATAATCTTCAAGAGAGATTTCTGGTTCGGTGTAGAAAACTGTGTGAATAAATGAAAAGAAAGAAAATAGGAATAGTATAGCGAGAAGTTTTTTTCCAATATTTAGGACATTCATAGAAAGTAGAGAGGCATTATTTGATACAATTAGCGTAAAGATAGACCTAGATTTTGACCGAAATTTCGCTTTTTTTGATAAAAAGTCGTAGTTAATCGACTTTTCGGTGTTTAACGTTGCTTTTTATTAGTATAACTTCGACAAAGCTAATATTATTATAATTCGACTTACACGGCATCGATATTTACAAAGTCTGAATTTGAAATTTACCTGAAATTGATAAATACCAAAGATTAAATTTGGGGCCCTTATCCTGCTATCCGCTATATCTTTTATTCGTTCCTCATAAAAGGATGCCGCTTCTATCAGGGGGCCGAGGTTTAGGCTTGAAGTGCTTGTTGAAGTAAACTGAAAGAATGGAGCTTTTTGTCGAAGTCATAAATATGAGTTGCAACCATTAATTCATCCAGCTCATAATCTTCAATAAATTTACCAAGTGTATTTTTGATAGTTGAAGGGCTGCCATAAAATGAACAGGCCAACATGCTGTCAACTATATTCTTGATTTCAGGAACATGATAGGCTGCAGGAACTTCAGTATACTCGGTAAGAGGAGATCGATTATTAGTAATGATGCCTACAAACAATGCAATCAAGGTATTAAGTAGGTTCTGTCCTTCGGCATCTGTATCAGCGGCAAGTACATTTACACATGCCATTACATATGGTTTATCCAGAACTGCAGAAGGTTTAAAATTCTTGCGGTAGATTGTAATAGCAGCTTGGAATTGTGCTGGGGCAAAATGTGAAGCAAATGCATACGGTAAACCCAATTTGGCTGCTAGGTGAGCACTATCGGTACTCGATCCTAAAATCCATAAAGGCACTTCCAAACCTTCTGCTGGAAAAGCTCTTACTTTGGCTGTGCTATTTTCTTTGCTAAAATATTGTTGAAGTTGACGCACATCTGCTGGGAATGAATGGGCTGTTTCTTGGTTTCTTCGCAAAGCCATTGCAGTGAGTTGGTCGGAGCCAGGAGCTCTTCCAAGTCCTAAGTCTATTCTTCCAGGATAAAGGGTCTCTAAAGTGCCAAACTGTTCTGCGATCACTAATGGGCTATGATTTGGCAACATAATACCACCTGACCCCACTCTTATTGTTTTTGTATGACTTGCAACATGACTGATCAAGAGCGAAGTGGCGGAGCTGGCAATATTTTCCATATTGTGGTGCTCAGCCATCCAAATTCTATTGTAGCCTAACTTTTCAGCATGTTCTGCAATAGCAGCTGTATTATCTAAAGCTTGCCTATAAGTCCCTCCTTTTACTACTGGTGCTAGTTCTAGAATTGATAATGGAATCTTAGATGTAATATTATTCTGCATCTAATCTTAACCTCATTGCTGCTATTTAAGTTTCCATATTTGACAAGACGCATTTCATTCACAATTTTATTTTAACGGAGTTATTTCGCCCCAAAATGGAAGAAATTCAATTATTTCAATACCCTCTAAATCTTTAAGCTAAATCACTTAATTATAATTGTTGCATTGCTAGTATTGAGAAACCTAAAGGGTGTTGCTAATACTTTTGTTTTATAAAAAAAGCTGTTAGATTTTTTCCTTGATAAGCTTTATGCTATTTTCCTCCGTTTCAAATGCTATAATGACTTGGTCTTTTACTAACAAAGCACTTGCGTTTATTGCCTGTCCGTCAGACTTTATCCAATGTTTTTCGGAAATGCCTTTGTCTGAAACTACTGAATAAGCAATCATTGGTTTATTGATTTCTTCATTCATCTCCTGCCAATAAAACAATGCTTTTTTAGGGCCTGCAGTTACTTTCGAGTTTTGAGCTGAACTCTCAGTAAGTATTACGAGTTTTTCGCCATTTTCTTTTACAAGTCTTATTCCGGGCTCATTGTCTCCTGCGGAATACCAAGTAATTAAATTTTGATTTCCCATACTTGCGGAAACAGAACCATTGTGGGGGCAACCTTTTATGGACCAATTGTCAGGGTAGAGTATTTTGGAGTCCGAAAAAGTCTTTCCGTTGTCTTTGGATACCTTATGCCCTATATCACGAATATCATCATTGTTATCTCTATAGTAGATGTTAAGATTGTCGCTGTTGTCCACAAGCAAACTAATGTTACAGCAGTCACATACTACAGCATCAATCAATTGTTCATTTTGGAATTTGCCATTTTTTGTGATCGCTATTCTTAGGTCGCGTTCTTCTCTTTTCTTGCTATTTTTGACATCTTTAAGATAGGCAACTGCGATTTCATCATTCGATAAGACAATTGCATCATGGAAGCCACGTAATCCAGGAGAGTCGTCGTTGTCAACAGATTTAGGTTCAGACCAAGTTTTGCCTTTATAGGTAGAGGTTGTAAAAGCAAGGAAGCCGCCTCTGCCACCTCCTGGTTTGGCATCAGGATTATATCTTAAAACAGCTGTCAATGTCCCGTCTTTTTTGGTAAGTAATTTTGCAGGCATAAGTCTGCTACTACCCACCCCATATCCACTTACGATTACCTTTTTTGAATTAAAGTTTTGAGTGTCTTCATCGGCAAAGCTCATGCAAAACGAAACCATTCCTTCTTTATCTTTTTCTATCCAAGTTATGAATAGTTGACCATCTGGAGTTTGAGCCAAAGTAGGATAAGAATATTGTAACGAAGGGTCTTGATATAAGTTTTGAGCCAAAATTGGCTGAATTGTAAAAATGATTAGTAGTAATATAAGGACATTTTTCATGTAAGATTGAATTAGTTTTTTTACAAGTTATTTTAATGCAGCATTCACGAGCTTACCCATTATGGCGTAAGCTTTTAAAGTAGGATGTACACCGTCTTCGGCATATTCTGGATCCATTCCATTGGCTTTGTTTTTTAAAGCAGAATGATAGTCAATATAGGATAAGCCTTTTCTTTTAGCTAATGCCCTAATGTTTTTATTGAGTTCAATGATTTCATCAGATTTGTCACCTAGTCCAAGTCTCCATTCAAATTTTGTAGAAGGAACTACAGAAGCTAGGCTTACTTTAATTCCATTCTGTTGAGCCAGTTCTACCATCGATTCAATATTGCCTATTGTTAAAGTAGGGCTGTAAGGGCCTGTATTTTCAGCGATATCGTTTGTTCCTATGTGAATCAAAACTTGTTCAGGTTTTAAGTCGATCACATCTTGTCGGAATCTTATCAATAACTGTGAGGATGTTTGAGCACTAATCCCTCTTCCGATGTAATTGTTTTGTTGGAAAAAGGTTGAATCTAAAGCGTACCATGCGTCGGTTATTGAGTCTCCAATTAATACTGCTTTTATTTTCTTCCCTTTATCTTTTTTGTTTGCTACTGCATATCGAGCAATGCCACCCATATCCATTCTTAATTTATTTCCTGCTTCTTTTTCACTTTGAGCTATTTCCCATTGACCATAAATTTTCTCATACTTGCTTGGCCTGATTTTATTCCTCAGGTCATGAGTCCAAAGCCAATCTCCAAACCTTTTATACCATGTATCTGAAGGGAGTTTTTGTATTCTCATACCGAAACCATGCCCGCCTTTTTCATAAATATGAAGTTCGGCAGGTTGCCCGGCATTGAACCATTTTTGATAAATTGAAATACTCATCGGCATCATTCCTAGCTGATCATCACCAGCTACACTTATAAAAATTGGTGTTTTCGCAGCCGGTACTTCCGATCCTATTATTGCAGGCTCATAGGCATAAATAGGTGCAATGAAATTTGGCATGTCTTTCTGTGTCCCGTTATATGCTACTGACATGGTAAGTGTTCCACCTGCGGAGAAGCCCATGAATCCAATTTTTGAGGGATCGATCGCCATTTGGCTTGAGTGACTTCTTACATATTCAACTGCTTTTAATCCGTCTGCCAAAGCTAACTTAATATAGGGCTCATTTTCTTTATCAAACGACTTTGAATCACCCATTTTTGACATTAACTCCTTTACTGGGTCGTCTGTCAAACTAGGAGCAAGGCGATATTTTAAAACAAAAGCCGCAATGCCAATACTGTTTAAATATTTGGCTACCTCATTGCCCTCACTATTGATACTAAGAATATGAAAGCCTCCTCCAGGTGCAATGATTATTGCAGTACCAGTATTGAGATGTTTTGGTGGTAAAAATGCGGTAATGGTTGGTTCTTTTACATTATAAATTACCTCTGTGTTAAACATGTTTTCGCTTGAAATTTGCTCAGACCAGGTCGCATTTTCTGAGCCGGCCGGTACGCTATCATATAATTTGATAACCTGCTGGGAGATTGCAGTATTAAACGAAAGGAGGATTAGTATGCTAAAAAGTAATTTCATTGGTTAGGGGTATTTTCAAAAGTCTGCACAATTTAGGGTTAAAAAAGTAAAATTGACGTTTGGTAAGGTTGAATATTCGAAATCCTAAAGGTTAAAATTAAGTTACTACGGATGTTTGCTCTAGCGTAATTTTGCTTTTGTTGGAAAAACTACCATGTGATTGATTTTGCTTAAGATTGATTTATATTGTTTTTCAATTCAACCCTTGTTTATAAAAATGAAAAGTAACCTTTCTTTAAAAATAGTATTTGTTTTATTATTCGCTACAATTTCTGGATTTGCTCAAAACCTCGCTGAACAAAAGCCATTTGCTCGGTGGTGGTGGATGGGTTCTGCTGTAAATCAAAAAGGGATCAAGTACAATTTGGAGGCTTTTCATAAAGCAGGTTTGGGTGGTGTTGAGATTACTCCTATTTATGGTGTCAAAGGGCAAGAAGATAACTTTATACCGTTTTTATCAGATCATTGGCTTAAAATGCTCGATTACACAACTCATGTCGCGGATAGTCTCGGTATGAAGGTGGATATGGTGCTTGGAACTGGCTGGCCATATGGCGGTCCTCAAGTGGAAGTAGAATATGCTGCCACAAAGATGGAGGTGGATAGTTTTCAAGTTGCGGGTGGAGAAAGAATAGAAAAGAACCTAAAGCATAACAAACCTGATTTTCGATTGCTTCATTTACTGAGTTATGATGTATATGGAAAGTATGAAGACCTAACTTCTATTATTAAAGATGACGTAATACGATATGTTAATGATGGCGATTCTAAGAAAGTGTATGCGATTTATGCTGGCAAAACAGGGCAAAAAGTAAAGAGGTCGGCTCCCGGTGGTGAAGGTTATACAGTAGATCATTATTCCAAGGAGGCATTTGATGATTATGTTCAGCCATTTAATGAAAAGTTGAATTCTCCCATAAGAGCAATTTTTAATGATAGTTACGAAGTTTATAATACTGATTTTAGCCCTGCATTATTTGAAGAATTTCGTCAGAGGAGAGGCTACGATTTAAAACCCTATTTAAACTTATTAATTCAGAAAGAAAATACGCCAAATGCGGCAAGAATAAGGTCAGATTACAGAGAAACACTTTCTGACATGTTGAAGGATAACTTTAATAGACCTTGGACCAGCTGGGCACACAATAAAGGATATAAAACTAAACTACAAGCACACGGCTCCCCAGGGAATTTGCTTGACCTTTACGCAACGGCAGATATACCAGAGTGTGAAACTTTTGGTTCTATGCCATTTGATATTCCGGGTTTAAGACGAGAAGCAGAAGATATCAGAGAGGGAGATGCAAATCCTATGATGTTAAAGTTTTCAAGTTCTGCGGCTCATATGAGTGGAAAAAAGCTAGTTTCTTCCGAGTCATTTACGTGGTTGCGTGACCATTTTAAAACAGCACTTTCGCAAACTAAGCCAGAGCTAGAAGAGCTATTTCTAAATGGGGTCAATCATATTTTCTTGCATGGCTCCACTTATTCACCACCAAATGCAGAATGGCCAGGTTGGAAGTTTTATGCTTCGGTTAACTTTAGTCCCCAATTGCCAATTTGGAATGATGCAAATGCACTTTTTTCTTATGTGGCAAATTGCCAGTCGTACCTGCAAAAAGGTCAACCAGATAATGAAATAGCATTATATTGGCCGGTTTACGATAATTGGGCTGAATATGTTAAAGGCACCTTGTTCTTAAACCTTCACATCCACTCTTTGCAAGATTGGTTGCTAGAAACTCCTTTTTATAAGTTAGGGAACAACTTAAGAGAAAAGGGTTATTCTTTAGACTTTTTTTCTGATGAATTCCTTCAAAAAGCAACTGTTGAAAATGGCAAAGTTAAATTCGAAGGAGCAGAATATGCGGCAATAGTAATCCCAGCAACTCAACATATGCCGTTAGAAACACTGAAAAAGTTATTAAAATTAAAAAGTGGAGGTGCAAATGTAATTTTTGAAAAAGCTCCGAATTCAGTGCCCGGTTTTTATGAATATGAATCTAAGGAAAGAGAGCTAAAAGAGCTTTCTAAAGGAATTGAACCTATGGGAAGTGAAGAAATTCATATGGCTTTAAATGAGAAGGGAGTTAGGAATGAAGAGTTAAGTTCGCTGGGATTGAAGTTTATCCGTAGGAAAGATAATGGTGATAGCTTTTATTACATTGTAAACCACACTGCAGAGGATTTTGATGCTTTTGTGACATTTAGTGCCGAAGATGAAGAGTTTAGCCTTTATGATCCACTTACGGGTGAAAAAGGGAATGCTGAAATGAAGGAGGAAAACACACTTCGAAGAGTTCGACTTCAACTAAAGGCGGGAAATGCGATATTCGTAATTGGTAGTAATAAAGCTGTTGATAAAAATTGGGAATACATTTCAGAGTTCGCAGTAGCAACTGAAATATCAGGGCCATTTGAGTTAACCTTTATTGAGGGTGGGCCTACAATCCCGACAAAGAGAGTTTTAAAGCAACTTAGGTATTGGAATGAGTTAGGAGCAAAAGAAAAGGCGTTTTCGGGAAGAGCAGCTTATGAAACTCGTTTCAACAAACCTAAAACTAAAGCAGCTGCTTGGCTATTGCAGCTGCCAGAGTTAAGAGAGAGTGCAAGAGTTTTTCTCAACGGAGAAAACATTGGGACTGTGTGGGCGA
This portion of the Spirosomataceae bacterium TFI 002 genome encodes:
- a CDS encoding Acetyl esterase/lipase; translated protein: MKLLFSILILLSFNTAISQQVIKLYDSVPAGSENATWSEQISSENMFNTEVIYNVKEPTITAFLPPKHLNTGTAIIIAPGGGFHILSINSEGNEVAKYLNSIGIAAFVLKYRLAPSLTDDPVKELMSKMGDSKSFDKENEPYIKLALADGLKAVEYVRSHSSQMAIDPSKIGFMGFSAGGTLTMSVAYNGTQKDMPNFIAPIYAYEPAIIGSEVPAAKTPIFISVAGDDQLGMMPMSISIYQKWFNAGQPAELHIYEKGGHGFGMRIQKLPSDTWYKRFGDWLWTHDLRNKIRPSKYEKIYGQWEIAQSEKEAGNKLRMDMGGIARYAVANKKDKGKKIKAVLIGDSITDAWYALDSTFFQQNNYIGRGISAQTSSQLLIRFRQDVIDLKPEQVLIHIGTNDIAENTGPYSPTLTIGNIESMVELAQQNGIKVSLASVVPSTKFEWRLGLGDKSDEIIELNKNIRALAKRKGLSYIDYHSALKNKANGMDPEYAEDGVHPTLKAYAIMGKLVNAALK